A single window of Kitasatospora sp. HUAS MG31 DNA harbors:
- a CDS encoding DUF3048 domain-containing protein, which produces MNAFERVRARWDTASSGQRAAAVLIAGCAALLAVVLAAVLTAGGPARSPAAPSPTTAAATPESPQGTPGPTGDTGTPTPGVSPLTGLPGETGRILAVKVDNVVNARPQTGLNSADVVYAIEVEGGISRFLAVFDSGHLPARDTIGPVRSARETDLPLLQQYGKVDFVYSGAQSRFLPVLAAADVYNASPAEVGGAFFRGSENVAPYNEYVVPSEVLAALPDSAPARDVGFRFGDAPAGGVPTQSFTARMPAATFTFTWSPEEGRYLVSMDGRPGATRDAGRLGAPTIVVQKVAGTTSPMGLKDSAGQLVPYAPTVGSGEAVVLRDGMAYQGSWSRPDPAAGTEFTFAGQRMPFHPGQVWVVLEPR; this is translated from the coding sequence ATGAATGCGTTCGAACGGGTACGCGCGCGGTGGGACACCGCGTCCTCCGGGCAGCGGGCAGCCGCCGTCCTGATCGCCGGCTGCGCGGCGCTGCTGGCCGTGGTCCTGGCGGCGGTCCTCACCGCCGGCGGCCCCGCCCGCTCCCCCGCCGCCCCCTCCCCCACCACCGCGGCGGCCACCCCCGAGTCCCCGCAGGGGACCCCGGGCCCCACCGGGGACACCGGAACCCCCACCCCCGGCGTCTCCCCCCTGACCGGCCTGCCCGGCGAAACGGGCCGGATCCTGGCCGTAAAGGTGGACAACGTCGTCAACGCCCGTCCCCAGACCGGCCTGAACTCCGCGGACGTGGTGTACGCGATCGAGGTGGAGGGCGGCATCTCCCGCTTCCTCGCCGTGTTCGACTCGGGCCACCTGCCCGCCCGGGACACCATCGGACCGGTCCGCAGTGCCCGGGAGACCGACCTCCCCCTGCTCCAGCAGTACGGCAAGGTGGACTTCGTCTACTCCGGAGCGCAGAGCAGGTTCCTGCCGGTGCTGGCGGCCGCGGACGTGTACAACGCCTCGCCGGCGGAGGTGGGCGGCGCCTTCTTCCGGGGCAGTGAGAACGTGGCGCCGTACAACGAGTACGTGGTGCCCTCCGAGGTGCTGGCGGCGCTGCCGGACTCGGCGCCCGCCCGCGACGTGGGCTTCCGCTTCGGCGACGCCCCGGCCGGCGGGGTGCCCACGCAGTCGTTCACGGCCCGGATGCCGGCGGCGACCTTCACCTTCACCTGGTCCCCCGAGGAGGGCCGGTACCTGGTGTCGATGGACGGCCGGCCCGGCGCCACCCGGGACGCCGGACGGCTGGGCGCGCCGACCATCGTGGTGCAGAAGGTGGCCGGGACGACCTCGCCGATGGGGCTCAAGGACTCCGCGGGCCAGCTGGTGCCGTACGCGCCGACGGTGGGTTCGGGCGAGGCGGTGGTCCTCCGGGACGGCATGGCGTACCAGGGCAGCTGGTCCCGGCCGGACCCGGCGGCCGGCACCGAGTTCACCTTCGCGGGCCAGCGGATGCCCTTCCACCCCGGCCAGGTCTGGGTCGTCCTCGAACCCCGGTAG
- a CDS encoding helix-turn-helix transcriptional regulator: MLKTSARLLRLLSLLQTGTELSGPELAERLRVSPRTVRYDIDKLRELGYPVHATPGVAGGYRLGTGGRLPPLLLDDEEAVAVAVSLRTAAGGSVAGIEETSVRALAKLHQLLPDRLRRRIGALHGYTVAVSPAGPGAPPVDADLLATVAGACRDRQRLRFDYRTHDGRETLREAEPYRLVHAGRRWYLVAWDTAREDWRTFRLDRLRPRVPFGARFVPRGEPPADLVQRGVDTVRARWRARVTVHEPAEAISARIPASVAVEPLDERRCVVHASADSPYRLALHILALDAEFEVDGPPELLHSLRTVGARCTAAPPEVRPGDGPRG, translated from the coding sequence ATGCTGAAAACTTCCGCACGCCTGCTCCGGCTGTTGTCCCTGCTCCAGACCGGTACCGAGCTCAGCGGGCCCGAGCTCGCCGAGCGGTTGCGGGTGAGCCCGAGAACCGTCCGGTACGACATCGACAAACTCCGGGAACTCGGCTACCCGGTGCACGCCACCCCCGGAGTGGCGGGCGGATACCGGCTGGGAACGGGCGGCCGGCTGCCCCCGCTGCTCCTCGACGACGAGGAGGCCGTGGCGGTCGCGGTCAGCCTGCGGACGGCCGCCGGCGGCAGTGTCGCCGGGATCGAGGAGACCTCGGTCCGGGCCCTGGCCAAACTCCACCAGCTGCTCCCCGACCGGCTGCGCCGCCGGATCGGCGCCCTGCACGGCTACACGGTGGCGGTCTCCCCCGCCGGGCCCGGTGCACCGCCGGTGGACGCCGACCTGCTGGCCACCGTCGCCGGCGCCTGCCGGGACCGCCAGCGGCTGCGCTTCGACTACCGCACCCACGACGGGCGGGAGACCCTGCGCGAGGCCGAGCCGTACCGGCTGGTGCACGCCGGCCGCCGCTGGTACCTGGTCGCCTGGGACACCGCCCGGGAGGACTGGCGGACCTTCCGGCTGGACCGCCTGCGGCCACGGGTACCGTTCGGCGCGCGGTTCGTGCCGCGCGGGGAGCCGCCGGCCGACCTGGTGCAGCGCGGGGTGGACACCGTCCGGGCCCGCTGGCGGGCCAGGGTCACCGTGCACGAGCCGGCCGAGGCGATCAGCGCCCGGATACCGGCCTCCGTCGCGGTGGAGCCGCTGGACGAGCGGCGCTGCGTGGTGCACGCCTCGGCCGACAGCCCGTACCGGCTGGCGCTGCACATCCTGGCGCTGGACGCCGAGTTCGAGGTCGACGGGCCGCCGGAGCTGCTGCACAGCCTGCGCACGGTCGGCGCCCGCTGCACCGCGGCCCCGCCGGAGGTACGGCCGGGCGACGGGCCGCGCGGCTGA
- a CDS encoding (Fe-S)-binding protein, which yields MRVALFATCVNDALFPGTAVATVRLLERLGVEVDFPEGQTCCGQPQFTTGYRHAAEPLVHRTAAAFEGYDHVVTPSGSCTAMVRDGYPRIAARAAAEGRGTRLAEAATYLGPRVHELTEFLVDVLRVEDVGAYFPHTVTYHPSCHGLRLLRLGDRPLRLLRAVKGLELVELPGAQECCGFGGTFAVKNPAVSTAMGEDKVRNALSTGAGVLCGSDNSCLMHLGGLLHRRDAPLRPLHIAEILASTEADAR from the coding sequence ATGCGTGTCGCGCTCTTCGCCACCTGCGTCAACGACGCGCTCTTCCCCGGCACCGCGGTCGCCACCGTCCGGCTGCTGGAGCGGCTCGGCGTGGAGGTGGACTTCCCGGAGGGTCAGACCTGCTGCGGGCAGCCCCAGTTCACCACCGGCTACCGACATGCCGCCGAGCCGCTGGTGCACCGCACGGCCGCCGCGTTCGAGGGCTACGACCACGTGGTGACCCCGTCCGGCTCCTGCACGGCGATGGTCCGCGACGGCTACCCGCGGATCGCGGCCAGGGCCGCCGCCGAGGGCCGCGGCACCCGGCTGGCCGAGGCGGCGACGTACCTCGGGCCCCGCGTCCACGAGCTGACCGAGTTCCTGGTGGACGTCCTGCGGGTGGAGGACGTGGGCGCGTACTTCCCGCACACCGTCACCTACCACCCCTCCTGTCACGGGCTGCGGCTGCTGCGGCTGGGCGACCGGCCGCTGCGGCTGCTGCGGGCGGTCAAGGGGCTGGAGCTGGTCGAACTGCCGGGCGCCCAGGAGTGCTGCGGCTTCGGCGGCACCTTCGCGGTGAAGAACCCGGCCGTGTCCACGGCGATGGGCGAGGACAAGGTCCGCAACGCGCTCTCCACCGGCGCCGGGGTGCTCTGCGGCTCCGACAACTCCTGCCTGATGCACCTGGGCGGCCTGCTGCACCGCCGGGACGCCCCGCTCCGCCCGCTGCACATCGCCGAGATCCTCGCCTCCACCGAGGCGGACGCGCGATGA
- a CDS encoding GOLPH3/VPS74 family protein, with product MSVTLSEEIMLLSLDDVSGTAKDRLTVGWPVVGGILLDLALRGRITVTNGVLAIADLTPTGEALLDGRLEMLAAWIPSKRKPKVGDWMMKDQQKAVAAAVESLCRRGLVAEERHKLLGLFPVKRYPEVDGSVERELRARLKAVVQAGAHPDERTAGLIALLHGSGLHRLAFPGVPGREVKPRMAEIAAGQWADGALREAIQAAQAAILAATTAAVVAASVS from the coding sequence ATGTCCGTCACCCTCAGCGAGGAGATCATGCTGCTGTCGCTGGACGACGTGTCCGGCACGGCCAAGGACCGGCTCACGGTGGGCTGGCCGGTCGTCGGCGGCATCCTCCTCGACCTCGCCCTCCGCGGCCGGATCACCGTGACCAACGGCGTTTTGGCGATAGCCGACCTGACCCCGACCGGTGAGGCCCTCCTCGACGGGCGCCTGGAGATGCTCGCCGCGTGGATCCCGTCCAAGCGCAAGCCCAAGGTCGGCGACTGGATGATGAAGGACCAGCAGAAGGCCGTCGCCGCCGCGGTGGAGAGCCTGTGCCGGCGCGGCCTGGTCGCCGAGGAGCGCCACAAGCTGCTCGGCCTGTTCCCGGTGAAGCGCTACCCGGAGGTGGACGGCTCGGTGGAGCGCGAGCTGCGCGCCCGGCTGAAGGCGGTGGTCCAGGCGGGTGCGCACCCGGACGAGCGGACCGCCGGCCTGATCGCCCTGCTGCACGGCTCCGGCCTGCACCGGCTCGCCTTCCCGGGCGTCCCGGGCAGGGAGGTCAAGCCGCGGATGGCCGAGATCGCCGCCGGCCAGTGGGCGGACGGCGCGCTCCGGGAGGCGATCCAGGCGGCCCAGGCCGCGATCCTGGCCGCCACCACGGCGGCCGTGGTCGCCGCCAGCGTGAGCTGA
- a CDS encoding NAD(P)H-binding protein, which produces MAPVLVTGATGHVGPLVVAELLGRGVPVRALVRDADRAARTLGPEVALAVGAFEDPPSLARAAEGAERMFLLCPNHPEQVEHASAAITAAADAGVGQIVMLSTIGAETGSPTVFFDQHGRIEDRLRAAELPWVVLRSAHLMANVLGSAATIREYGRILLPAGEARIAMTDPRDVAAAAGEVLTSRVREGRTHLLTGPEAITYGEVARRLSEALGRPVEYVPVADGAALAGLAQAGLPSWLAEQVVAVFGALRAGAHAAVADGVRELTGREPRGIAEFARWARPLIEG; this is translated from the coding sequence ATGGCACCGGTGCTGGTCACGGGCGCGACCGGGCATGTCGGCCCGCTGGTCGTCGCGGAGCTGCTCGGGCGCGGGGTTCCGGTGCGCGCCCTGGTCCGGGACGCGGACCGGGCCGCCCGGACGCTCGGCCCGGAGGTCGCCCTGGCCGTCGGCGCGTTCGAGGACCCGCCGTCCCTGGCCCGGGCCGCGGAGGGCGCCGAGCGGATGTTCCTGCTCTGCCCGAACCACCCCGAGCAGGTCGAGCACGCCTCGGCCGCGATCACGGCGGCGGCCGACGCCGGGGTGGGCCAGATCGTCATGCTGTCCACGATCGGCGCGGAGACCGGCTCCCCCACGGTCTTCTTCGACCAGCACGGCCGGATCGAGGACCGGCTGCGGGCGGCCGAGCTCCCCTGGGTCGTCCTGCGGTCGGCCCACCTGATGGCGAACGTGCTCGGCTCGGCCGCCACCATCCGGGAGTACGGACGCATCCTCCTGCCCGCGGGCGAGGCCCGCATCGCGATGACCGACCCGCGGGACGTGGCCGCGGCGGCCGGTGAGGTCCTCACCTCGCGGGTCCGCGAGGGCCGCACCCACCTGCTCACCGGACCGGAGGCGATCACCTACGGCGAGGTGGCCCGGCGGCTGTCCGAGGCGCTCGGCCGCCCGGTGGAGTACGTACCGGTGGCGGACGGGGCGGCGCTCGCGGGCCTGGCCCAGGCCGGTCTGCCGTCCTGGCTCGCCGAGCAGGTGGTCGCGGTGTTCGGCGCGCTGCGCGCGGGGGCGCACGCCGCGGTCGCCGACGGCGTCCGGGAGCTGACCGGCCGGGAGCCGCGCGGCATCGCGGAGTTCGCCCGCTGGGCCCGGCCCCTGATCGAGGGCTGA
- the snpA gene encoding snapalysin — protein MNRSVTVLSAALGVALAAGLAATPASAASPAPEFGYTAGSYSGSAAEQADIQAFHQAVMKSALAKQAANPFIQTVYVTYDASSAPTFRTQISRSAQIWNSSVRNVQLRSGSNADFRYYEGNDSRGSYASTDGHGRGYIFLDYRQNQQYDSTRVTAHETGHVLGLPDHYSGPCSELMSGGGPGTSCTNPYPNTNEKRRVDQLWANGLAAFDKGLTKTAR, from the coding sequence ATGAACCGCTCCGTGACCGTGCTCTCGGCTGCCCTCGGCGTCGCACTCGCCGCCGGACTCGCCGCCACCCCCGCCTCCGCGGCCTCCCCCGCCCCGGAGTTCGGCTACACCGCCGGCTCGTACTCCGGCTCCGCGGCCGAGCAGGCCGACATCCAGGCCTTCCACCAGGCCGTCATGAAGTCCGCGCTGGCCAAGCAGGCCGCCAACCCCTTCATCCAGACCGTCTACGTCACCTACGACGCCAGCAGCGCCCCCACCTTCCGCACCCAGATCTCCCGCAGCGCCCAGATCTGGAACAGCTCCGTGCGCAACGTCCAACTGCGCTCCGGCAGCAACGCCGACTTCCGCTACTACGAGGGCAACGACTCCCGCGGCTCCTACGCCAGCACCGACGGACACGGCCGCGGCTACATCTTCCTCGACTACCGGCAGAACCAGCAGTACGACTCCACCCGGGTCACCGCCCACGAGACCGGCCACGTGCTCGGCCTGCCCGACCACTACTCCGGCCCGTGCAGCGAGCTGATGTCCGGCGGCGGACCCGGCACCTCCTGCACCAACCCGTACCCGAACACCAACGAGAAGCGGCGCGTCGACCAGCTGTGGGCCAACGGCCTCGCCGCCTTCGACAAGGGCCTCACCAAGACCGCCCGCTGA
- a CDS encoding MFS transporter: MSFHGWAPPGPRDEESGFVERKWWTLIAVSVATFMLLLDITVVNVALPSIRKDLNASFSDLQWVFDAYTLTLAALVLTAGSLADRLGRRRAFAAGLVIFTAASLFCALAQNPTMLNLARAVQGVGGAVMFAVSLALVAQEFPAGRERGTAMGLYGATIGVAVAVGPLIGGTLTDSLGWESIFYLNIPIGVAALVVTYTRLRESRDPNATRVDWAGVAAFSCSLFLLVLALVRGNAEGWSSPLIIGLFAGAAVLMALFVLIELRVPEPMLPLGLFQRGAFTGVQLAAFSVSGSLFALFLYTTLYLQNYLRLTPFQAGVRYLPITLLSFFVAPIAGLLLSRVQARFLLGVGLAAVGTGLLLMGGIDPDDDWTTLLPGFLVAGAGVGLINPVIADVAVSVVPKEKSGMAAGINDTFRQVGIAVGIAVWGAILVAQGVNKVRSLAPGTPLAEDGRPRELVESASSGDLEQALTFVPPGVRDLASTAAREGFLSGLNTVIFLGALLSFAGAALALWLVREHEIEREAVPPTPEPAARSGPDAV, translated from the coding sequence GTGTCGTTCCACGGGTGGGCGCCGCCCGGCCCGCGCGACGAGGAGAGCGGCTTCGTGGAACGCAAGTGGTGGACCCTCATCGCCGTCTCCGTAGCGACCTTCATGCTGCTGCTCGACATCACGGTCGTGAACGTGGCCCTGCCGTCGATCCGCAAGGACCTCAACGCGAGCTTCAGCGACCTGCAGTGGGTCTTCGACGCGTACACCCTCACCCTGGCGGCGCTGGTGCTGACCGCGGGCTCGCTGGCGGACCGGCTGGGCCGGCGGCGGGCCTTCGCCGCCGGCCTGGTGATCTTCACGGCGGCGTCGCTGTTCTGTGCCCTGGCGCAGAATCCGACCATGCTCAACCTGGCCCGGGCGGTGCAGGGCGTGGGCGGCGCGGTGATGTTCGCGGTGTCGCTGGCCCTGGTGGCGCAGGAGTTCCCGGCCGGACGCGAGCGCGGCACCGCGATGGGCCTGTACGGCGCGACCATCGGTGTGGCGGTTGCGGTCGGGCCGCTGATCGGCGGCACGCTGACCGACTCGCTGGGCTGGGAGTCGATCTTCTACCTGAACATCCCGATCGGCGTCGCGGCGCTGGTGGTCACCTACACCAGGCTCCGCGAGAGCCGGGACCCGAACGCCACCCGGGTGGACTGGGCGGGCGTGGCCGCCTTCAGCTGCTCGCTGTTCCTGCTGGTGCTGGCGCTGGTCCGGGGCAACGCGGAGGGCTGGAGCAGCCCGCTGATCATCGGCCTGTTCGCCGGGGCCGCGGTGCTGATGGCCCTGTTCGTGCTGATCGAGCTGCGGGTGCCGGAGCCGATGCTGCCGCTGGGCCTGTTCCAGCGGGGCGCGTTCACGGGGGTCCAGCTGGCGGCGTTCTCGGTGTCCGGCTCGCTGTTCGCCCTGTTCCTGTACACCACCCTCTACCTGCAGAACTACCTGCGGCTGACGCCGTTCCAGGCCGGTGTGCGGTACCTGCCGATCACCCTGCTGAGCTTCTTCGTGGCCCCGATCGCGGGTCTGCTGCTGTCGCGGGTGCAGGCCCGGTTCCTGCTGGGCGTCGGGCTGGCCGCGGTCGGTACCGGCCTGCTGCTGATGGGCGGCATCGACCCCGACGACGACTGGACCACCCTGCTGCCCGGTTTCCTGGTGGCCGGGGCCGGGGTCGGGCTGATCAACCCGGTGATCGCGGACGTGGCGGTCAGCGTGGTGCCGAAGGAGAAGAGCGGCATGGCCGCCGGCATCAACGACACCTTCCGGCAGGTGGGGATCGCGGTGGGCATCGCGGTCTGGGGCGCGATCCTGGTCGCCCAGGGCGTGAACAAGGTCCGCTCGCTGGCCCCCGGGACCCCGCTGGCGGAGGACGGCCGGCCGCGCGAGCTGGTGGAGTCGGCTTCCTCGGGCGACCTGGAGCAGGCCCTGACCTTCGTCCCGCCCGGGGTCCGCGACCTCGCCTCGACCGCCGCCCGGGAGGGGTTCCTCAGCGGCCTCAACACGGTGATCTTCCTCGGGGCGCTGCTGAGCTTCGCGGGAGCGGCCCTCGCCCTGTGGCTGGTCCGGGAGCACGAGATCGAGCGCGAGGCCGTCCCGCCCACCCCCGAGCCGGCCGCCCGGAGCGGACCGGACGCGGTCTGA
- a CDS encoding LysR family transcriptional regulator, with translation MELDVRHLRVLCAIADSGSVRKAARQLGMTQPSLTTQLRRIERAIGGELFTRERTGSRPTALGHTVLSRARPVIAELAELVAAARREAAGAERRRLRIGSVGSRAVAAWLRRVHTRLPDTDTTIHIDISANNLLRMVAADEIDVAFVHESEGFPLRVPADAQHRVVIAREPQFVALAAGHPAARRPVVSLADLAGDTWMVDPTADHEYAAMRRAFAEAGLNPRVVQVRDNATADELVAAGEAVRPCQPTSIPGAGAVVRPVHGDPLAVRLLLAWRPGALSAPALDALHSDLCSAYLDLARVNPAYRAWLLQHNRTLRHLVAPPLAG, from the coding sequence GTGGAGCTCGACGTCAGACACCTCCGCGTGCTGTGTGCGATCGCGGACAGCGGCAGCGTGCGTAAGGCGGCGCGTCAGCTCGGCATGACCCAGCCCTCCCTGACCACCCAGCTCCGCCGGATCGAACGGGCCATCGGCGGCGAGCTGTTCACCCGCGAACGGACCGGGAGCCGCCCCACGGCGCTCGGCCACACCGTGCTCTCCCGGGCCCGTCCGGTCATCGCCGAACTCGCCGAACTCGTCGCCGCCGCCCGCCGCGAGGCCGCCGGCGCCGAGCGACGCCGGCTGCGGATCGGCAGCGTCGGCAGCCGCGCGGTCGCCGCCTGGCTGCGCCGCGTCCACACCCGCCTGCCGGACACCGACACCACCATCCACATCGACATCTCGGCCAACAACCTGCTCCGGATGGTCGCCGCCGACGAGATCGACGTGGCTTTCGTGCACGAGAGCGAGGGCTTCCCGCTGCGCGTCCCCGCCGACGCCCAGCACCGGGTGGTGATCGCCCGGGAGCCGCAGTTCGTCGCGCTGGCCGCCGGACACCCCGCCGCCCGGCGGCCGGTGGTCAGCCTGGCCGACCTGGCCGGGGACACCTGGATGGTCGACCCCACCGCCGACCACGAGTACGCGGCGATGCGCCGGGCGTTCGCCGAGGCGGGGCTCAACCCTCGCGTCGTCCAGGTCCGGGACAACGCCACGGCCGACGAGCTGGTCGCCGCCGGCGAGGCCGTCCGCCCCTGCCAGCCCACCTCGATCCCGGGCGCGGGGGCGGTGGTCCGGCCGGTGCACGGCGATCCGCTGGCCGTCCGGCTGCTGCTGGCGTGGCGCCCCGGCGCCCTCAGCGCACCCGCCCTGGACGCCCTGCACTCCGACCTGTGCTCCGCCTACCTGGACCTGGCCCGGGTGAACCCGGCGTACCGGGCGTGGCTGCTCCAGCACAACCGGACGCTGCGGCATCTGGTGGCGCCGCCGCTGGCCGGCTGA
- a CDS encoding NAD(P)H-binding protein, translating into MILVTGATGNVGRHVVELLTARGEKTRVLARDPQRAAGLGATEVVQGDLTQPRTLPAALDGVDAVFLFAAPGCGPDLVAAAERAGVQRVVLLSSDSIDDEQAEQSNPIAAYHAEIERALRGSRLAWTFLRSGHMAINVLPWAAQIKAGDVVRAPYAQATSAPVHEADLAEAAVVALTEPGHEGRTYRLTGPDSLTSAEQLALIGAAIGRPLRYEEQTPEAAREQMSRFIPPFILDTLMAGSAASVGRTATVLPTVEELTGRPARSFAAWARDRAGDFAA; encoded by the coding sequence GTGATTCTGGTCACCGGAGCCACCGGAAACGTCGGCCGCCACGTCGTCGAGCTGCTCACCGCCCGCGGGGAGAAGACCCGGGTGCTGGCCCGCGACCCCCAGCGGGCCGCCGGCCTGGGTGCGACCGAGGTCGTCCAGGGCGACCTGACCCAGCCCCGGACCCTGCCGGCCGCCCTGGACGGCGTGGACGCGGTCTTCCTGTTCGCCGCCCCCGGCTGCGGGCCCGACCTCGTGGCGGCGGCCGAACGGGCCGGCGTGCAGCGGGTGGTGCTGCTCTCCTCGGACTCGATCGACGACGAGCAGGCCGAGCAGTCCAACCCGATCGCCGCCTACCACGCGGAGATCGAGCGGGCGCTGCGCGGATCCCGACTCGCCTGGACCTTCCTGAGGTCCGGTCACATGGCCATCAACGTGCTGCCCTGGGCCGCCCAGATCAAGGCCGGCGACGTGGTCCGGGCGCCGTACGCCCAGGCGACCAGCGCGCCCGTCCACGAGGCGGACCTGGCCGAGGCCGCCGTCGTCGCGCTCACCGAGCCCGGCCACGAGGGCCGGACCTACCGGCTGACCGGCCCCGACTCGCTCACCTCCGCCGAGCAGTTGGCGCTGATCGGCGCGGCCATCGGGCGGCCGCTGCGGTACGAGGAGCAGACGCCGGAGGCGGCGCGGGAGCAGATGAGCCGGTTCATCCCGCCGTTCATCCTGGACACCCTGATGGCCGGTTCGGCCGCCTCAGTGGGGCGGACGGCCACCGTGCTGCCCACCGTCGAGGAGCTGACCGGCCGCCCGGCCCGCAGCTTCGCGGCCTGGGCCCGGGACCGGGCGGGGGACTTCGCGGCGTAG
- a CDS encoding PPOX class F420-dependent oxidoreductase, with the protein MDATPQERLERLIRLAAGSYLLVTTFKKDGTGVPTPVWVVRDGDALGIWTVADSWKVRRIRNRPDVLVGPCDVRGNPTGEQVPGVAEICTPQKTAAYRTLLRQKYGLLGVLTLLGSKVRRGNDGTVGIRITLTD; encoded by the coding sequence ATGGACGCCACACCGCAGGAGCGGCTCGAACGACTCATCCGCCTCGCCGCCGGGAGCTACCTGCTGGTCACCACCTTCAAGAAGGACGGCACCGGGGTGCCCACCCCGGTGTGGGTGGTCCGCGACGGCGACGCGCTGGGCATCTGGACGGTGGCCGACTCCTGGAAGGTCCGCCGGATCCGCAACCGCCCCGACGTGCTGGTCGGCCCCTGTGACGTCCGGGGCAACCCGACCGGCGAGCAGGTGCCGGGGGTCGCCGAGATCTGCACCCCGCAGAAGACGGCGGCCTACCGGACCCTGCTCCGCCAGAAGTACGGCCTGCTGGGCGTCCTGACCCTGCTCGGCAGCAAGGTCCGCCGCGGCAACGACGGCACCGTGGGCATCCGCATCACCCTCACCGACTGA